In a genomic window of Fibrobacter sp. UWH4:
- a CDS encoding translocation protein TolB: MNLMNSMMVRMATVAFAVALLPVTSHSSIDTIAVDVGISVFKTMPIGVVPFAESKSIDWIEEKPHQIVTRDANLSGRFDVVSSDKFNLPLFSKAHAKHYVTGKVTPVGGKLKLECYLYVAQTKDLLLGETYTVEQKDLRRAMHLFFDEVIYRLWGERGVASTKLAYVSKIDGIKQVVVSDYDGFHRSQITRDTTISMMPVWMKDNAGLYYVNFKTHRPKLYSKMFGGSEKSVFPQLDQTYSPAVNPKTGELLFSSTVDGKTDLYIGNPATGKAKKFAYLKSNQTSPAWSPYASEVMFTSDRGGGPQIFVMGKDGSDLRRVTFMGRYNERAAWSPEGDRIAYTSMDNGHMNIYTCALDGSDIVQLTNNAGNNEHPTWSPDGKLIAFASNRSGSYQIYIMRKDGSNVTRITNSGENTSPTWSFFYDDIKQQKKEGEK, translated from the coding sequence ATGAATTTGATGAACTCTATGATGGTGCGCATGGCGACGGTCGCTTTTGCCGTTGCCTTGTTGCCAGTGACATCGCATTCGTCGATTGATACGATTGCTGTCGATGTGGGCATATCGGTGTTCAAGACGATGCCTATCGGTGTTGTTCCCTTTGCCGAAAGCAAGTCAATTGACTGGATCGAGGAAAAGCCGCACCAGATCGTGACCCGCGATGCGAACCTTTCGGGACGTTTTGATGTGGTATCTTCGGACAAGTTCAATCTGCCGCTATTCAGCAAGGCGCACGCCAAGCATTATGTGACGGGCAAGGTGACTCCGGTGGGTGGCAAGCTCAAATTGGAATGTTACCTGTATGTGGCTCAGACCAAGGACTTGCTTCTCGGTGAAACCTATACGGTGGAGCAGAAGGACCTTCGCCGCGCCATGCATCTCTTCTTTGACGAGGTTATCTACCGTCTGTGGGGTGAACGCGGTGTGGCTTCTACCAAGCTGGCTTACGTATCCAAGATTGACGGAATCAAGCAGGTGGTGGTGTCGGACTACGACGGTTTCCATCGCAGCCAGATTACGCGCGATACGACGATCAGTATGATGCCCGTGTGGATGAAGGACAACGCGGGGCTCTATTATGTGAATTTCAAGACGCACCGTCCGAAGCTTTATTCCAAGATGTTCGGCGGCTCCGAAAAGTCGGTGTTCCCGCAGCTGGACCAGACTTACAGCCCAGCGGTGAATCCGAAGACGGGTGAGCTTCTTTTCTCGAGTACGGTAGACGGCAAGACGGATCTGTATATCGGAAATCCGGCGACGGGCAAGGCGAAAAAGTTTGCCTATCTCAAGTCGAACCAGACGAGCCCGGCTTGGAGTCCGTATGCATCCGAGGTGATGTTTACCAGTGACCGTGGCGGTGGACCGCAGATTTTCGTGATGGGCAAGGACGGCTCCGATTTGCGTCGCGTGACCTTTATGGGACGCTACAATGAACGTGCAGCCTGGTCGCCCGAAGGAGACCGTATTGCCTACACCTCGATGGATAACGGTCACATGAACATTTATACCTGCGCCCTCGACGGCTCCGATATCGTGCAGCTGACGAACAACGCTGGCAACAACGAACACCCTACCTGGTCGCCCGACGGCAAGCTGATTGCCTTTGCGAGCAACCGTAGCGGCTCTTACCAGATTTATATAATGAGAAAAGACGGCTCGAATGTTACTCGTATCACCAATTCCGGTGAGAATACTTCGCCGACGTGGTCTTTTTTCTATGATGATATTAAACAACAAAAAAAGGAAGGTGAAAAATGA